One part of the Raphanus sativus cultivar WK10039 chromosome 7, ASM80110v3, whole genome shotgun sequence genome encodes these proteins:
- the LOC108838881 gene encoding 60S ribosomal protein L34-2 gives MVQRLVYRSRHSYATKSNQHRILKTPGGKLTFQTTKKRASGPKCPVTGKRIQGIPHLRPAEYKRSRLSRNRRTVNRAYGGVLSALAVRERIVRAFLVEEQKIVKKVLKLQKAKEKVAPRS, from the exons ATGGTTCAGCGTCTTGTATACCGTTCGCGTCACAGCTACGCCACCAAATCTAACCAGCACAGGATCCTCAAAACCCCAG GTGGTAAATTGACATTCCAGACCACTAAGAAGCGTGCAAGTGGACCCAAATGTCCTGTCACCGGCAAGCGTATTCAGGGT ATCCCTCACTTGAGGCCTGCTGAGTACAAGAGGTCTAGATTGTCTAGAAACAGGAGGACCGTGAACCGTGCTTATGGTGGTGTTTTATCTGCTTTGGCTGTTAGAGAAAG AATCGTTCGTGCTTTCCTTGTGGAGGAGCAGAAGATTGTGAAGAAGGTTTTGAAGCTCCAAAAGGCCAAGGAAAAGGTTGCTCCCAGGAGCTAG
- the LOC130498009 gene encoding uncharacterized protein LOC130498009 — translation MAHHQNQNQDGEIHLGAAQEGNGLLNTIENNKYHGLAAEDPYDHLYKINGVSEDAFKLKLFPFSFGDKAHQWERTLPSDSINTWDDCKRAFLEKFFSTSRTAKLRNEISSFHQKNLESFSEAWERFNDYQAKCPHHGFTKENLLSTFYRGALPEYRARLDTASNGFFLGRSEEEAEALVENMVKSDSVYSGEHDRANRGDDPQLRKDMKSLQEKMDILISEKAKQEQMNFVGNPHQETPHVVNEVDGLEGQEELCFINNNGDYQPRNNQQGSHQPQQNPPPGFSNKGNQSTQAQGSSSQHQAQDTSVELMFKQLLEAQSRKVDEIEKLVFGTELGKVEKLVVATAEAQMVDKAMEMVHVQAERKVKTTNLQRAEPRIEKPVERRADQKLKEVKQEDIEVELSPYDKVPFPQRVLTKAQKKVLSKFRKDLCDVGVRLLEISGMREAHVQMMLIKDILDHQEEVAELLDISILKIDPPVPPKSLPKLEDEGKFTLPCSLGEFTLDDALVDSGASVNVISLEMVKSLGVQNMETNTSSLMFGDSSSTTPIGLIKDFPLKIGACTIPIDLTVLDMMTKRRVPLILGTPFLATVGACIDFPNKRVILQNVNKAVSYPIQSPMRNVEYCGTITCGEPSIEKIKDEVVVSGKEGFDGESSKEMCDEHLERAKMEEVCRAIKATHDKKKMMKETHPPPLDMMPHTLTLHPMKLKDGAIEYKIKCKGKSTPFSSAKAIITPQFQDDPIKLQELLSQVEYSTRGEKKDGEAHKSYGRHPVAVSSSRYESCQLLAEALDTHCHTPIST, via the exons atggctcaccaTCAGAACCAGAATCAAGATGGAGAGATCCATTTGGGAGCTGcccaagagggaaatg gctTGCTCAAcaccatagagaacaacaagtatcatggccTTGCTGCTGAAGATCCATATGATCACTTGTATAAGATCAATGGTGTTTCTGAAGATGCCTTCAAGCTCAAGTTGTTCCCTTTTTCCTTCGGAGATAAAGCACACCAATGGGAGAGGACTCtcccaagtgactccatcaacACTTGGGATGACTGCAAGAGAGCTTTCTTAGAGAAGTTCTTCTCCACCTCCCGGACAGCTAAGTTAAGGAATGAAATTTCCTCTTTCCATCAGAAGAACCTTGAGAGCTTTAGTGAAgcatgggagagattcaatgacTACCAGGCTAAGTGTCCACACCATGGTTTCACTAAGGAAAACTTGTTGAGTACATTCTACAGGGGAGCTCTACCTGAGTACAGAGCAAGATTGGACACCGCAAGCAATGGATTCTTCTTAGGTCGATCTGAAGAGGAAGCAGAGGCACTGGTTGAAAACATGGTGAAGAGTGACTCAGTCTACAGTGGGGAGCATGACAGAGCCAACAGAGGTGATGATCCGCAGCTACGAAAAGACATGAAATCTCTTCAAGAGAAGATGGATATTCTCATCTCAGAAAAGGCTAAACAGGAACAAATGAACTTTGTTGGTAATCCACACCAAGAAACACCTCATGTGGTTAATGAAGTGGATGGGTTAGAAGGTCAAGAGGAGTTatgcttcatcaacaacaatg GTGATTACCAGCCTAGGAACAACCAGCAAGGAAGCCATCAACCTCAGCAAAACCCTCCTCCTGGTTTCTCCAACAAAGGAAACCAGTCTACTCAAGCCCAAGGAAGTTCTTCTCAACATCAGGCTCAAGACACAAGTGTGGAATTAATGTTCAAGCAACTACTTGAAGCTCAGTCAAGAA aggtagatgagattgaGAAGCTAGTGTTTGGGACTGAGCTTGGGAAAGTTGAGAAATTGGTTGTAGCAACAGCTGAAGCACAGATGGTGGATAAAGCTATGGAAATGGTTCATGTACAAGCTGaaagaaaagttaaaacaaCGAATctgcagagagctgagcctaGGATTGAGAAACCAGTTGAGAGGAGAGCTGACCAGAAGCTGAAAGAGGTGAAGCAAGAAGACATTGAGGTTGAGCTGTCACCTTATGACAAGGTCCCTTTTCCACAAAGAgtcctcaccaaagctcagaagaaAGTGCTCTCCAAGTTCAGGAAAGATCTTTGTGATGTTGGGGTCAGGCTCCTAGAAATCTCCGGTATGCGTGAAGCTCATGTCCAAATGATGCTCATCAAGGACATTCTAGACCACCAAGAAGAAGTGGCCGAGCTTTTGGACATATCCATTTtgaagattgatccaccagTACCACCAAAGTCTCTTCCTAAGCTTGAAGACGAAGGGAAGTTCACCTTACCTTGCTCACTTGGTGAATTCACACTTGATGATGCTcttgttgattctggtgcaagtgtgaatgtgatctcatTGGAGATGGTGAAGAGCTTGGGGGTTCAGAATATGGAGACTAATACTTCTTCACTCATGTTTGGGGATTCTTCTTCTACAACCCCAATAGGTCTCATCAAGGACTTTCCTCtgaagattggagcatgcaccATTCCCATAGACCTCACTGTTTTGGATATGATGACTAAGAGGAGAGTGCCATTGATCTTGGGTACACCCTTCCTTGCTACTGTGGGTGCTTGCATCGATTTTCCTAACAAGAGGGTGATCCTTCAAAATGTCAACAAAGCTGTCTCCTACCCAATTCAGTCTCCAATGAGGAATGTTGAGTATTGTGGAACCATCACTTGTGGAGAACCTTCCATTGAGAAGATCAAGGATGAAGTGGTTGTTAGTGGAAAAGAAGGTTTTGATGGAGAGTCCTCTAAAGAGATGTGTGATGAGCACTTGGAACGTGCTAAAATGGAGGAGGTGTGTAGAGCCATAAAGGCTACTcatgacaagaagaagatgatgaaagaaACTCACCCTCCACCTCTTGATATGATGCCACACACTCTCACTCTTCACccaatgaagctcaaggatggaGCTATTGAGTACAAGATCAAATGCAAGGGAAAGTCTACACCATTCTCAAGTGCAAAGGCCATCATCACTCCACAGTTCCAGGATGATCCAATCAAGCttcaagagcttctctctcaa GTTGAGTATAGCACTAGAGGAGAGAAGAAAGACGGTGAAGCACACAAGTCTTATGGTAGACATCCCGTAGCAGTCTCCTCTAGTCGCTATGAATCATGCCAGCTCCTTGCAGAAGCCCTAGACACCCACTGCCATACTCCAATCTCCACTTGA
- the LOC108815363 gene encoding uncharacterized protein LOC108815363: MIHYSSAEPAQKCHNLTPDPLLVRESFRATNQLTKIRNHLLKPAPLLLKEKIKTELGIEKEGRAGKYLDVPEHFGRKKRDLFTSIVEKIKQRTASWSTRYLSPAGKMTLLKSVLEAISNHTMQCFKLPQSLCKRIQSALTRFWWDPKAGVQGMSLVSWTTMTKSKRDGDSGFREIQSFNYALLAKVSWRILNSPTSLLARVLAGKYYHDQDFLTVNPPAACSHGWRGILIGRDLLKEHLGWAIGDGRSVLAWQNSWLFSELGGVPMGPITEEALNLKVSDLFKHQSREWDTEKVDMHFSLISSSIRSIMPTTQATQEPTQEWIKELWNVEMSPKLKLLIWKILYGALPVWNLVPFAGNIDWSQVSSFDRGWSLALKATKRRFSAQERITKAICDAKEWKEAQPVLPPKNKKPQASQSSRIEVICRSDAAWKKEIKAAGLAWTFSDLSNEIFYSHTVTCMLVISSLVAEGLAMRSAMEQAIDLQLKKVMFESDSLQLISSIEGSSDFA, encoded by the exons ATGATACACTATTCTTCTGCAGAACCAGCTCAAAAATGTCACAACCTTACTCCAGATCCTCTCCTTGTACGAGAAAGCTTCAGGGCAACGAATCAACTCACAAAAATCAGGAATCACCTTCTCAAACCAGCCCCCCTACTAttgaaggaaaaaataaaaacggaGTTGGGCATTGAAAAGGAGGGTAGAGCAGGGAAATATCTTGATGTCCCAGAACACTTTGGAAGAAAGAAACGAGACCTCTTTACCTCCATTGTGGAAAAGATAAAACAGAGGACGGCTAGCTGGTCCACAAGATACTTATCCCCCGCAGGGAAGATGACTCTCCTCAAGTCTGTTCTAGAAGCCATCTCTAACCACACTATGCAATGCTTTAAGCTTCCCCAATCCCTTTGTAAAAGAATTCAGTCGGCTTTGACTAGATTTTGGTGGGATCCTAAAGCTGGAGTTCAAGGGATGTCTCTTGTATCTTGGACGACAATGACTAAATCTAAGCGTGACGGAGACTCAGGCTTTAGAGAAATACAGAGCTTTAATTATGCACTGCTGGCTAAAGTGAGCTGGCGGATTTTAAACTCACCAACAAGCCTCTTAGCACGCGTCCTGGCTGGCAAATACTACCATGATCAAGACTTCCTCACTGTCAATCCACCTGCAGCTTGCTCTCATGGATGGAGGGGTATTCTAATTGGGCGAGACTTACTTAAAGAGCATCTAGGCTGGGCTATTGGAGACGGGAGAAGTGTACTGGCATGGCAAAACTCATGGCTTTTCTCGGAATTAGGTGGAGTACCAATGGGACCTATAACAGAGGAAGCCCTGAACCTGAAAGTCTCTGATCTCTTCAAACACCAGTCAAGGGAATGGGACACGGAGAAAGTTGATATGCATTTCTCACTAATCTCTTCTTCCATCAGATCAATCATGCCAA CTACCCAGGCTACTCAAGAACCTACTCAAGAATGGATCAAAGAGCTATGGAATGTTGAGATGTCCCCTAAGCTAAAGCTCTTAATCTGGAAAATTCTATATGGCGCTCTCCCT GTTTGGAATTTGGTACCTTTTGCAGGAAACATTGATTGGTCTCAGGTCTCATCCTTTGATAGAGGCTGGAGTCTAGCTCTAAAAGCAACG AAACGCAGATTCTCAGCTCAGGAAAGAATTACAAAAGCTATCTGTGACGCTAAAGAATGGAAAGAAGCCCAACCTGTGTTACCACCGAAGAATAAAAAACCGCAAGCTTCACAATCGTCGAGAATTGAAGTCATCTGTCGATCTGATGCTGCGTGGAAGAAGGAAATCAAGGCTGCTGGTCTAGCGTGGACCTTCAGTGATCTTAGTAATGAGATATTTTACTCTCACACTGTTACTTGTATGCTTGTGATCTCGTCTCTTGTGGCGGAGGGACTAGCAATGCGTTCGGCGATGGAGCAAGCAATTGATCTCCAATTGAAGAAGGTGATGTTCGAATCTGACTCCCTCCAATTGATCTCCTCGATTGAAGGCTCATCAGACTTTGCATAA